A DNA window from Carassius gibelio isolate Cgi1373 ecotype wild population from Czech Republic chromosome A8, carGib1.2-hapl.c, whole genome shotgun sequence contains the following coding sequences:
- the LOC128018246 gene encoding homeobox protein Nkx-2.5: MLPSPVTSTPFSVKDILKLEQQHALHPSGLMGVEQDTVPLQSLQLQCMHSTLSRSLELLYSPDTHSVTPGALDPDHCDIVRSSCGSPTEEEMDPSEETSMCQFDDSGYTDRKEERAVEKPKQRLRRKPRVLFTQTQVFELERRFKQQRYLSAPERDHLAHVLKLTSTQVKIWFQNRRYKCKRQRQDRSLELAGPRRVAVPVLVRDGKPCHAAPYNVTVSYPYNNYYNSYGNNPYHCNFTSVPPFANTSQIPNHFVDMNLATGGVDGIRTW; the protein is encoded by the exons ATGCTTCCGAGTCCTGTGACCTCCACTCCGTTTTCGGTAAAGGACATCCTCAAACTGGAGCAGCAGCATGCTCTGCACCCCAGTGGATTGATGGGTGTTGAGCAGGACACTGTCCCGCTGCAGTCGCTTCAGCTTCAGTGCATGCACAGCACACTGAGCCGGAGCCTGGAGCTCCTCTACAGCCCCGACACACACAGCGTGACCCCCGGGGCCCTGGATCCAGACCACTGCGACATCGTCAGAAGCTCCTGCGGATCTCCAACGGAGGAGGAGATGGACCCGAGCGAAGAAACAA GCATGTGTCAATTTGACGATTCGGGTTATACTGATAGAAAAGAAGAAAGAGCCGTGGAGAAGCCGAAGCAGAGGCTGCGCAGGAAACCTCGCGTGCTCTTCACTCAGACTCAGGTGTTTGAGCTGGAGAGACGCTTCAAGCAGCAGAGGTACCTGTCAGCACCCGAGCGAGACCACCTGGCTCACGTGCTGAAGCTCACCTCGACACAGGTCAAAATCTGGTTCCAGAACCGGAGGTACAAGTGTAAGAGACAGCGGCAGGACAGAAGTCTGGAGCTGGCCGGTCCACGGAGGGTGGCGGTGCCCGTGCTGGTGCGGGACGGCAAGCCCTGTCACGCAGCTCCGTACAACGTCACCGTGTCATATCCCTACAATAACTATTACAACAGCTATGGAAATAACCCATACCACTGTAACTTCACTTCTGTACCACCGTTTGCCAACACAAGTCAAATACCCAACCACTTTGTGGATATGAATTTGGCGACGGGAGGAGTGGATGGGATCAGGACTTGGTGA
- the LOC128019204 gene encoding homeobox protein Nkx-3.1-like — translation MAASNKQLTSFFIEDILSLKEDQKDDSCKSERDRDDGTDGRTDAEDISVYRSSEDKALSSAGKKKRSRAAFTHLQVLELEKKFSRQRYLSAPERAHLASALHLTETQVKIWFQNRRYKTKRRQLTTEHSKDYFQKSDATAMAATEEDIFRASLLATVYKSYPYRPYVYNLHGLSVWRPAL, via the exons ATGGCGGCTTCAAACAAACAGCTGACGTCGTTTTTCATAGAGGACATTTTATCCTTAAAAGAAGATCAAAAAGATGACTCCTGCAAATCTGAGCGCGACAGAGACGACGGCACAGACGGACGAACAG ATGCAGAGGATATCTCGGTCTATCGGAGCTCTGAGGATAAAGCACTGTCGTCCGCAGGAAAAAAGAAGCGCTCGCGCGCCGCGTTCACGCACCTGCAGGTGCTGGAGCTCGAGAAGAAGTTCAGCCGTCAGCGGTACCTGAGCGCGCCCGAGCGCGCGCACCTCGCCAGCGCGCTGCACCTGACGGAGACTCAGGTCAAAATCTGGTTCCAGAACAGGAGATATAAAACCAAACGGAGGCAGTTAACGACAGAGCACAGCAAGGACTACTTTCAGAAATCAGACGCCACCGCTATGGCTGCAacagaggaggacatttttagAGCTTCACTTTTAGCGACAGTCTACAAATCCTATCCATACCGGCCTTATGTGTACAACTTACACGGACTGAGTGTATGGAGACCAGCACTGTGA